In the Carboxydothermus hydrogenoformans Z-2901 genome, one interval contains:
- a CDS encoding protein-glutamate methylesterase/protein-glutamine glutaminase — MSRYKLFIVDDSALIRLRLKTSLALWPEIQIVGEAENGQEALKKIPLVKPDVVTLDLEMPVLDGLSTLKELNKVYPVPVIMLSSLTTHGAKATIEALENGAVDFVPKDGDWNKVVSELKEKIKIAVLAKKRPKPFTGGTLNPKNVILGKNGRQLVVIGASTGGPPALREIIPKLPQTFPVPIVIIQHITRGFSKPLADQLARVSRLKVKEAEKDEQLLPGTVYVAPAGYTFKIDKQGGSLTAKIIEPVEYLPAHFYPSVDEAMLSAAEVTGSKTIGVLLTGMGKDGALGMKAIKERGGYTIAQDEETSVVYGMPKAAIDIGGVSRVLPLSAIAEEIAANI, encoded by the coding sequence ATGTCGCGGTATAAACTTTTTATTGTGGATGATTCGGCCTTAATCCGTCTCCGGCTGAAGACAAGTCTGGCTTTATGGCCCGAAATCCAGATAGTTGGGGAAGCGGAAAATGGTCAGGAAGCTTTAAAGAAAATCCCATTAGTTAAGCCCGATGTAGTTACGCTGGATTTAGAAATGCCGGTACTGGATGGTCTTAGTACCTTAAAAGAGTTAAACAAAGTTTATCCGGTACCGGTAATCATGCTTTCTTCTTTAACAACCCACGGAGCTAAGGCAACTATTGAGGCCCTGGAAAATGGTGCGGTAGATTTTGTACCAAAAGATGGGGATTGGAATAAGGTTGTTTCTGAGTTAAAAGAAAAGATAAAAATAGCTGTCTTAGCTAAAAAACGTCCGAAACCTTTTACCGGAGGGACGCTTAACCCCAAAAATGTTATTCTCGGTAAAAACGGCCGGCAATTGGTGGTGATAGGTGCTTCTACCGGTGGACCGCCGGCCTTACGAGAAATCATTCCCAAACTTCCGCAAACCTTTCCGGTGCCCATTGTAATTATCCAGCATATTACCCGCGGGTTTAGCAAGCCGCTGGCGGACCAGCTGGCCAGAGTTTCCCGGTTAAAGGTAAAGGAAGCGGAAAAAGACGAGCAGTTGCTCCCGGGAACGGTCTATGTGGCCCCTGCCGGCTATACTTTTAAAATTGATAAACAAGGAGGCAGTTTAACAGCTAAAATAATTGAGCCGGTGGAATACTTGCCGGCTCATTTCTACCCCTCCGTTGATGAGGCGATGCTTTCGGCAGCAGAAGTGACGGGCAGCAAAACCATAGGAGTTTTGCTAACTGGCATGGGAAAGGATGGGGCGCTCGGGATGAAAGCTATCAAAGAACGGGGAGGGTATACCATTGCCCAGGACGAAGAAACTTCGGTAGTTTACGGTATGCCCAAAGCGGCAATTGATATAGGGGGAGTTTCTCGGGTTTTGCCCCTATCGGCAATTGCTGAAGAAATTGCGGCCAATATCTAA
- the flgM gene encoding flagellar biosynthesis anti-sigma factor FlgM produces MRINGVDFKNVVELYTKAVPSAARNEKSKTDEVVLTESGQEILKLRKKLAEIPEVREELVSKIKGRILSGEYQIDLEKLAAKLKEWGEF; encoded by the coding sequence ATGAGGATAAACGGGGTAGATTTTAAGAATGTAGTGGAGCTTTACACTAAAGCGGTTCCTTCGGCGGCACGGAACGAGAAAAGCAAAACCGATGAGGTTGTTTTAACCGAAAGCGGGCAGGAAATCCTTAAACTCAGGAAAAAACTTGCGGAAATTCCCGAAGTGCGGGAGGAACTGGTAAGTAAAATAAAAGGAAGGATTTTATCCGGGGAGTACCAAATTGACTTAGAAAAATTGGCTGCCAAGTTAAAAGAATGGGGCGAATTTTAA
- the flgN gene encoding flagellar export chaperone FlgN, which produces MDEGIKELFRKEVRLLAELLVIIEEQIQNIIDQKIEDFSRNLQKMAGIAAEVAEVEKERYATTYGQDLSKEEDEIIAKLKEYVRKVREKNETLTLLLRQELAFNQFLQKNLLPEGNTSILDRQV; this is translated from the coding sequence ATGGACGAAGGGATTAAAGAGCTTTTTAGGAAAGAAGTTCGGCTTTTAGCCGAACTTTTAGTTATCATTGAAGAACAGATTCAAAACATAATCGACCAAAAGATTGAAGACTTTAGCAGGAACTTACAGAAAATGGCGGGAATAGCGGCGGAAGTGGCGGAAGTAGAAAAAGAACGATATGCAACAACGTACGGTCAGGATTTAAGCAAAGAAGAGGATGAAATAATAGCCAAACTAAAGGAATATGTCCGAAAAGTACGGGAAAAAAATGAAACCCTGACGCTTCTTTTACGGCAGGAACTTGCATTCAATCAATTTTTGCAAAAAAATTTACTGCCGGAGGGCAATACTTCAATCCTGGACCGGCAGGTTTAA
- the flgK gene encoding flagellar hook-associated protein FlgK codes for MFNISLETALSSLRAQQLALDITSHNIANANTPGYTRQRVNFAPNTPFPVPSLFAPMQPGQVGTGVVVASIERVRDTFMDIEYRKELMNLGYWETRFDVLDKIQLIINEPSDTGLNQLMDRFWNAWQELSKNPENLATRAVVQQTAKALVETFNHLRGQLDSLQNDFDFAVQANVEEINSIARQIRDINDQIFKTNIVKFNANDLMDQRDELLNKLAKLIDFTLIDNQDGTISIDIGGKKLVDGLTVDSLKVEKNASGFFEVFWSDDTPVTITSQKGELAANLAARDVDVQAMKDYLDSLAQTLIIETNNLHTQGYVLGSPMTNPGYNFFDGTDAKTIALSPEVSANLNNIAAAKTPSPGDGEIALAIAQLKDKLTMTLPGSTTPTATFNDFYRTIISRLGVDAQEAERMYQNEQLLTKNLNNKRMESGGVSIDEEMANMILYQNAYSAAARIVTAIDEMMDIVINRMGIVGR; via the coding sequence ATGTTTAATATAAGTTTGGAAACGGCTTTAAGTTCCCTTCGGGCCCAGCAGTTAGCTTTAGATATTACTTCCCACAACATTGCCAATGCCAATACGCCAGGTTATACCCGGCAGCGGGTAAATTTTGCTCCCAATACCCCCTTTCCGGTGCCATCCCTTTTTGCCCCGATGCAGCCGGGCCAGGTAGGTACCGGGGTAGTGGTGGCGTCAATTGAACGGGTTCGGGATACTTTTATGGACATTGAGTACCGCAAGGAATTAATGAATTTAGGCTACTGGGAAACCCGGTTTGATGTTTTAGATAAAATTCAGCTAATCATCAACGAACCTTCCGATACCGGTTTAAATCAGCTTATGGACCGCTTCTGGAATGCCTGGCAGGAGCTTTCTAAAAACCCGGAAAACCTCGCAACCCGGGCGGTGGTGCAGCAAACGGCCAAGGCTCTGGTCGAAACTTTTAACCACCTGCGGGGACAGTTAGACAGCCTGCAAAATGATTTTGATTTTGCGGTTCAGGCTAATGTTGAAGAAATAAATTCCATTGCCCGGCAGATTCGGGATATAAATGACCAGATTTTTAAAACAAATATCGTCAAATTTAACGCCAACGACCTCATGGACCAGCGGGATGAACTTTTAAACAAGCTGGCCAAGCTTATTGACTTCACATTAATTGATAATCAGGATGGGACTATTTCCATTGACATCGGTGGGAAAAAATTAGTTGATGGTTTAACGGTGGATTCGCTTAAGGTAGAGAAAAACGCCAGTGGCTTTTTTGAAGTTTTTTGGAGTGATGATACGCCGGTAACCATCACATCCCAAAAAGGGGAGTTGGCTGCCAACCTTGCGGCCCGGGATGTCGATGTCCAGGCGATGAAAGATTACCTCGATTCCCTGGCCCAGACGTTGATTATAGAAACCAATAATCTTCATACGCAGGGTTATGTATTGGGTTCACCCATGACCAATCCGGGATACAACTTTTTTGACGGAACCGATGCTAAAACCATTGCCCTTTCTCCTGAAGTAAGTGCCAATTTAAACAACATTGCTGCGGCCAAAACTCCCAGTCCCGGTGATGGCGAAATTGCTTTAGCTATCGCCCAGTTAAAGGACAAGCTTACGATGACCCTTCCGGGTTCGACTACCCCAACGGCAACTTTTAATGATTTTTACCGCACCATCATTTCCCGCCTGGGGGTTGATGCCCAGGAAGCCGAGCGCATGTACCAGAACGAACAGCTTTTAACGAAAAACTTGAACAACAAGCGGATGGAGTCGGGCGGGGTATCTATAGACGAAGAAATGGCCAATATGATTTTGTACCAAAATGCTTACAGCGCTGCTGCCCGCATCGTCACCGCTATCGATGAAATGATGGATATTGTCATAAACCGCATGGGCATAGTGGGCCGGTAA
- the flgL gene encoding flagellar hook-associated protein FlgL, which produces MRVTPGMLKDNFLYNLHRTLADMEKSQQMLSNGKALTKPSDDPVKLLRAMKYRSDITQGEQYQRNIEDGLNWLNTTDAALNELTNLLQRVKELTVYGANGALPQESLNSIAEEIKQIKEQVGVIANTQFAGKYIFGGTEVEKQPWDGSNWQGNSSGIYFEIGSNIKVQVNTVGLPLFTNVMQTLDQIINHLTAGDVAAVSSDLGSLDNNLNTVLAVRADVGARTNRLELMQNRLLAQLETEKELLSKTEDADIAATIIDLKNQENVYRSALAVGARILPPTLVDFLR; this is translated from the coding sequence ATGCGCGTAACTCCGGGAATGCTCAAAGATAACTTCCTTTACAACTTACACCGCACCCTGGCCGATATGGAAAAAAGCCAGCAGATGCTGTCTAACGGTAAAGCATTAACCAAACCGTCCGATGACCCGGTGAAGCTGCTGCGGGCGATGAAATACCGCAGTGATATTACTCAGGGAGAGCAGTATCAGAGAAACATCGAAGATGGGTTAAACTGGCTAAATACTACTGATGCCGCTCTTAATGAACTTACCAATCTCCTGCAGCGGGTTAAAGAGTTAACCGTGTATGGAGCCAATGGTGCTTTACCTCAGGAATCCTTAAACTCCATAGCTGAAGAGATTAAACAAATTAAAGAGCAAGTAGGCGTTATTGCCAACACCCAGTTTGCCGGTAAGTATATTTTTGGGGGCACGGAAGTAGAAAAACAACCCTGGGATGGCAGTAATTGGCAGGGAAATAGTAGCGGAATATACTTTGAGATAGGAAGTAATATTAAAGTTCAGGTAAATACTGTTGGTTTACCGCTTTTCACCAATGTTATGCAAACATTAGACCAAATTATTAATCATTTGACTGCTGGTGATGTAGCTGCTGTATCATCGGACTTAGGTTCTCTGGATAACAACTTAAATACTGTTTTGGCTGTTCGTGCCGATGTGGGAGCCCGGACAAACCGGTTGGAATTAATGCAAAACCGCCTTTTAGCCCAGTTAGAAACGGAAAAAGAACTTTTATCCAAAACTGAAGATGCAGACATAGCCGCTACAATTATTGATTTAAAAAATCAGGAGAACGTTTATCGGTCGGCATTAGCCGTGGGGGCAAGGATTTTACCACCGACATTAGTAGATTTTTTACGGTAA
- a CDS encoding DUF6470 family protein yields the protein MNNVRVLIDTTRCWADIGYLTPVEFSRAQAKKGMDAALEGIARRVDEGNLLAAFERGNTIENIVVPPLQEVELTVRMLPTVRPEINFIKSNSAFLDIYL from the coding sequence ATGAATAATGTACGGGTGTTAATTGATACGACTCGTTGTTGGGCTGATATTGGGTATTTAACGCCGGTAGAGTTTTCGCGAGCTCAAGCTAAGAAAGGGATGGATGCGGCCCTTGAGGGAATCGCCAGAAGGGTTGATGAGGGGAACTTATTAGCAGCATTTGAAAGAGGAAATACTATTGAAAATATCGTTGTACCGCCATTACAAGAGGTCGAGCTTACTGTCCGCATGCTTCCTACGGTAAGGCCTGAAATTAACTTTATAAAAAGCAACTCTGCTTTTCTTGATATTTATCTTTAA
- the fliW gene encoding flagellar assembly protein FliW produces the protein MRLFSPAFGEIEADESQIFSFPEGLPGFSHLKKFLLIRHRDNSPFFFLIAIDEPEIYFILIEPSRLLADYHVELSCEQQGLLHLSEETPVLSLNIVRIPPEAKEMIINLKAPVVFNLQEKIARQIILDADYPVRYPIPLSKVKEKADAGTK, from the coding sequence TTGCGTCTTTTTTCTCCAGCTTTTGGGGAAATTGAAGCTGATGAATCGCAAATATTTTCTTTTCCCGAAGGACTTCCTGGGTTCAGTCATCTAAAGAAGTTTTTACTTATACGGCACCGGGATAATAGTCCTTTTTTCTTTTTAATAGCCATAGACGAACCGGAAATTTACTTTATCTTAATTGAGCCGTCACGGCTACTTGCTGACTATCATGTTGAGTTGAGTTGCGAACAACAAGGTCTTTTGCATTTATCTGAGGAGACACCAGTTTTAAGTTTAAATATAGTTCGCATACCGCCTGAAGCTAAAGAAATGATTATAAATTTAAAAGCGCCGGTTGTCTTTAATTTACAAGAAAAAATAGCCCGCCAGATTATTCTTGATGCGGATTACCCCGTTCGCTACCCAATTCCTTTAAGCAAGGTAAAGGAGAAAGCCGATGCTGGTACTAAATAG
- the csrA gene encoding carbon storage regulator CsrA, which translates to MLVLNRKVNQKIIINGEIEITVLAVDSGRGQVKLGISAPQHYSIYREEIWREIEKENKEAVGESIEKINFDM; encoded by the coding sequence ATGCTGGTACTAAATAGAAAGGTGAACCAAAAAATTATTATTAACGGTGAAATAGAAATTACCGTGCTGGCGGTTGACAGCGGACGGGGACAGGTCAAGCTTGGGATATCCGCTCCGCAGCATTATTCCATTTACCGGGAAGAAATCTGGCGGGAGATTGAGAAGGAGAATAAAGAAGCGGTGGGGGAAAGTATTGAAAAAATTAATTTTGACATGTAG
- a CDS encoding glucose-1-phosphate thymidylyltransferase, with translation MKALILSGGQGTRLRPLTYSIAKQLVPVANKPILHFVIEDIINAGITDIGVIIAPETGEEIKKSITNAGFPAKFTFILQEKPLGLAHAVKVAKDYLEDDDFIMYLGDNLINSGIKEFVEEYKENRYDATILLKEVQDPTRFGVAVVDENFKVQRLIEKPKEPPSNLALVGIYIFSPKIFSAIDRIKPSWRGELEITDAIQELINQGGMVKAHKITGWWLDTGKKDDLLEANRVVLDDLIQRDIRGKIDEQTKINGRVVIEGGAEIENSIIRGPAVIGKNTKVKNSFIGSYTSIGNNCLVENSAIEFSVILDHSEIIGVERLDESLIGRKTRVIKDGSVNKAVKLMIGDDAEVRL, from the coding sequence ATGAAAGCCCTAATTCTCTCCGGTGGTCAAGGCACGCGCCTTCGCCCGTTAACCTACAGTATAGCAAAGCAATTAGTACCTGTGGCCAATAAACCCATATTACATTTTGTAATTGAAGACATAATTAATGCCGGTATAACTGATATTGGAGTAATTATTGCTCCCGAAACGGGAGAAGAGATCAAGAAAAGCATTACCAATGCTGGTTTTCCTGCAAAATTTACTTTTATTCTTCAGGAAAAACCTTTAGGTCTTGCCCATGCGGTAAAAGTAGCCAAAGACTATCTTGAAGATGATGATTTTATCATGTACTTAGGAGACAACTTAATAAACTCCGGAATTAAGGAATTTGTGGAAGAATACAAAGAAAACCGCTATGATGCGACGATCTTGTTAAAAGAAGTTCAGGATCCAACCCGCTTTGGGGTGGCAGTGGTTGATGAAAATTTTAAAGTTCAAAGACTAATTGAAAAGCCCAAAGAGCCACCATCAAATTTAGCTTTGGTTGGTATTTATATTTTTTCACCAAAAATCTTTTCTGCGATTGACAGAATTAAGCCTTCTTGGCGTGGAGAGTTGGAAATAACTGATGCTATTCAGGAATTAATAAACCAGGGAGGCATGGTTAAAGCGCATAAGATTACCGGCTGGTGGCTTGATACCGGGAAAAAAGACGATTTATTGGAAGCAAACCGGGTAGTATTAGATGACTTAATACAAAGGGATATAAGAGGAAAAATTGATGAGCAAACAAAAATAAACGGAAGAGTAGTAATTGAAGGAGGAGCAGAAATAGAAAACTCCATTATCCGCGGCCCAGCAGTAATTGGGAAAAACACCAAAGTTAAAAACTCCTTTATCGGTTCCTATACCAGTATAGGTAACAACTGTTTAGTTGAAAATTCAGCCATAGAATTTTCGGTAATCCTTGACCACTCGGAAATCATTGGTGTAGAAAGACTTGATGAAAGCTTAATCGGAAGAAAAACAAGGGTAATAAAAGACGGTTCAGTAAACAAAGCCGTAAAGCTAATGATTGGTGACGATGCGGAGGTACGGTTATAG
- a CDS encoding dTDP-4-dehydrorhamnose 3,5-epimerase family protein, whose protein sequence is MEFQKGEIEGVIIRPLKKHIDERGWLCELFRQDEIEETIMPVMSYISQTLPGIVRGPHEHKEQTDYFAFIGPGNFKIYLWDNRRDSSTYGNRQIIYAGEDNPAVIIVPPGVVHAYKNVSTKPGLVFNSPNKLYAGWGRKEQVDEVRWENKENSPFIID, encoded by the coding sequence GTGGAATTCCAAAAAGGAGAAATTGAAGGGGTAATAATAAGACCTTTAAAAAAACACATAGACGAACGCGGTTGGCTCTGTGAACTCTTTCGGCAGGATGAAATAGAAGAAACAATAATGCCGGTTATGAGCTATATTTCACAGACATTACCGGGCATAGTTCGAGGTCCCCACGAACACAAAGAACAAACCGACTACTTTGCTTTTATAGGCCCCGGCAACTTTAAAATCTATCTTTGGGACAACCGAAGAGACAGTTCAACATATGGCAACCGGCAGATAATTTATGCTGGCGAAGATAACCCGGCAGTAATCATCGTACCGCCGGGAGTAGTTCATGCGTATAAAAACGTAAGTACCAAACCCGGCTTAGTTTTTAATTCTCCCAATAAGCTTTATGCCGGCTGGGGAAGAAAAGAGCAAGTCGATGAGGTGCGCTGGGAAAATAAAGAGAACTCTCCATTCATAATTGATTAA
- the rfbD gene encoding dTDP-4-dehydrorhamnose reductase encodes MKKIVIAGAGGQLGKAFTKKLQSLGIECLPLTRKELDITDLHLLKELFLNFRPQYLINCAAYNEVDKAEEEKEKALLVNGIALRYIGNLAAQYQTTVIHYSTDYVFNGEKEEPYLISDQPKPINHYGRTKLLGEKEILTHNPKTYVIRVSWVFGDGEQNFIYKLLNWASKNEKLKIVADQVSSPTYTEEIVKITLDLIKTEQYGLYQLSGEGQASRYDWAKFILDYLNWQGELIPAASHDFPTKAKRPRYSKLSNLPLKNLLGYLPETWQESTEKYLKELKKI; translated from the coding sequence ATGAAAAAAATAGTGATAGCCGGAGCCGGAGGACAATTAGGAAAAGCCTTTACCAAGAAGCTACAATCCTTAGGTATAGAATGCTTACCCCTTACCCGGAAAGAATTAGATATCACTGATTTACACCTGCTAAAAGAGCTCTTTTTAAACTTTCGTCCTCAGTACTTAATAAACTGTGCCGCCTATAACGAAGTAGATAAAGCCGAAGAAGAAAAAGAAAAAGCACTTTTGGTAAATGGAATAGCATTAAGATACATAGGGAATTTAGCTGCCCAATACCAAACCACCGTGATCCATTACAGCACCGATTATGTTTTTAATGGCGAAAAAGAAGAGCCATACCTTATATCCGATCAGCCAAAGCCAATTAACCACTACGGGCGAACCAAACTTTTGGGAGAAAAAGAAATCCTGACTCATAATCCTAAAACGTATGTAATTCGGGTTAGCTGGGTCTTTGGCGATGGCGAACAAAACTTTATTTATAAGCTTCTAAACTGGGCCAGCAAAAATGAAAAATTAAAAATAGTAGCAGACCAGGTTAGTAGTCCCACCTATACTGAAGAAATCGTAAAAATAACCTTAGACCTAATTAAAACCGAACAGTATGGTTTATATCAACTGTCAGGGGAAGGCCAAGCATCAAGGTACGACTGGGCAAAATTCATTTTAGATTACCTAAACTGGCAGGGAGAACTAATACCGGCAGCAAGTCATGATTTTCCTACCAAAGCCAAGAGACCTAGATATTCAAAACTAAGTAACCTTCCCTTAAAAAACCTGTTAGGTTATCTTCCCGAAACCTGGCAGGAATCTACGGAAAAATATCTAAAAGAACTAAAAAAGATATAA
- the rfbB gene encoding dTDP-glucose 4,6-dehydratase, which produces MKILVTGGAGFIGSAFVRKYAYDHELIIVDKLTYAGDLRRIEEVRDRIKFYKADVADKTAIEEIFDKEKPEAVVHFAAESHVDRSIQDPTPFIETNVKGTQVMLDASRKYGIEKFVHISTDEVYGELGKEGQFTEESPLRPNSPYSVSKAAADMLARAYHRTYGLPVIVARPCNNYGPWQYPEKLIPVVIKKALNNEPIPVYGQGLNVREWLYVDDCIEAVYLLLQKGKPGEAYNIGSGEEKGNIEVVKEILRILGKPESLITFVEDRPGHDFRYSLNSKKIKMNYAWKHKVNFNEGIRFVIDWYKKHF; this is translated from the coding sequence ATGAAGATCCTAGTAACCGGAGGAGCAGGCTTTATTGGCAGTGCCTTTGTAAGAAAGTATGCTTATGACCACGAGTTAATAATAGTGGACAAGCTTACCTATGCCGGAGATTTGAGAAGGATAGAAGAAGTAAGAGACCGGATAAAGTTCTATAAGGCAGATGTAGCAGATAAAACTGCCATAGAAGAAATCTTTGACAAAGAGAAACCAGAAGCGGTAGTCCACTTTGCAGCTGAATCCCATGTAGACCGCAGCATCCAGGACCCAACACCTTTTATAGAAACCAACGTTAAAGGCACCCAGGTAATGCTTGATGCCAGTAGAAAATACGGCATTGAAAAATTTGTCCATATCTCTACCGATGAAGTATACGGGGAATTAGGAAAAGAAGGACAATTTACCGAAGAATCACCCTTACGACCTAATTCTCCTTACTCCGTATCGAAGGCAGCAGCCGACATGTTAGCTCGGGCCTATCACCGGACTTATGGACTTCCGGTAATCGTAGCAAGACCGTGCAACAATTATGGGCCATGGCAGTATCCAGAAAAGCTAATCCCTGTAGTAATCAAAAAAGCCTTAAACAATGAACCAATTCCCGTATACGGGCAAGGATTAAACGTCCGAGAATGGCTTTATGTAGATGACTGTATAGAAGCGGTTTATCTCTTACTTCAGAAAGGCAAACCTGGAGAAGCCTACAACATCGGAAGTGGAGAAGAAAAAGGAAATATTGAGGTGGTAAAAGAAATACTGAGAATTCTTGGAAAACCCGAGTCCTTAATTACTTTTGTTGAAGATAGGCCAGGACATGATTTTAGGTATTCTCTAAATTCAAAAAAGATAAAAATGAATTATGCTTGGAAACATAAAGTTAATTTTAATGAGGGAATAAGATTTGTAATAGACTGGTATAAGAAGCATTTTTAG